Within the Micromonospora citrea genome, the region AGCCGTGCTGCCGCCAGTGCCGGTCCCACCGGCGGTAGAGGTCCTCCGCGTCCGCCCGGGTGGCGAGCAGGTCCGCCGGGTTGTGCGCGCATGCCTCCGGGTCGTGATGGACGCGGTAGATCGCGTCGACGTCGGCCGGGAGGGGACGCCGTAGGGACAGGCGCTCGGTGCGCAGCTCCACGTCGTCGGCCCGCTTATCGCCCATGATGGTGATCCTTCCACGACGGCCCCCGGCCGGCTGACGGGCCCGAGGCGGCCTCCGGCCGGCTGACGGGCCCGCGAGCGGGGTGTCGCGGGGGCGGGACATGGCGCCGCCTGTCGGTGATGCCTGACGCCGGGTGTCACAGGGGCGAGGCAGAATCACGTCCGTGCTGGTGGCGGTGGTGGCCGACGACCGGGGCGGGGGAGTGCTGTGCCCGCTGCGGCCCGACGGGCTGCCCGCCGGGCCCGCCGAGCCGGTCGCCGACCTGGCCGCCGCCGTCGCCGCCCGGGAGGCCGCCGACCGGCCGCGCTGGGTGTGGGCCTCCGGCGCGACGGTCTACCCGCCGTTGCTGCGCGCCGGGGTGCGGGTGGAGCGCTGCCACGACGTGGAGCTGACCGAGTCCCTGCTGCTGGGCCACGCCGGCCGCTGGGGCGAGCCCCGCGCGCTCGCCGCGGCCTGGGCCCGTCTCACCGGCGCGCCGGTGCCGGCCGACCCGCCGCCGCGCCCGGCCGCGCCGCCCGGCCACGGCCAGGGCGCGCTCTTCGACGCCCTGCCCGGCCCGCCGGGGCCCGGCATCGAGGCCCTGACCCGGGTGTACGCCGACCAGGTCGCCCGCATCGCCGCGACCGAGCACCCCGGCCGGTTCCGGCTGCTGGTCGCCGCCGAGTCGGCCGGCGCGCTCATCGCGGTGGAGATGGGCGCGGCCGGGCTGCCCTGGCGGGCCGACGTGCACGACGAGATCCTCGCCGAGCTGCTCGGCGAGCCGTCCCCGGTGGGCGGCCCGCCCCGCCGGCTGGCCGAGCTGGCCGCGCGGATCGCCGCCGCGTTCGGCGTACGCCAGTTGCACGCCGACTCCCCGGCGGAGCTGTTGCGGGCGTTCGCCCGGGCCGGCGTGGAGGTGCCCAACACGCGGGCCTGGGTGCTGCGCGGGGTGGACCACCCGGCGGTGCCGCTGGTCCTGGAATACAAGGAGCTCTACCGGATCTGGACGGCGCACGGCTGGGCCTGGCGCGACGCCTGGGTGCGCGACGGGCGGTTCCAGCCGGAGTACGTCCCGGGCGGGGTGGTCTCCGGTCGCTGGGCCACCCGGGGCGGCGGCGCGTTGCAGATCCCGAAGGTGATCCGGCGGGCGGTGGTGGCCGACCCGGGCTGGCGGTTCGTCGTCGCCGACGCCGGCCAGTTGGAGCCCAGGGTGCTCGCCGCGGTCTCCGGCGACGCGCGGCTGGCGGCGGCCGGTGGGGCCGGCGACCTCTACGCCGCCCTCGCCCAGGACGCCTTCGGCGGCGACCGGGCCCGGGCCAAGGTGGCCCTGCTCGGTGCCATGTACGGGCAGACCGGCGGGTCGGCGGTGCCGGCGCTGGCGGTGCTGCGCCGCAGCTACCCGACCGCCTTCGGCTACGTCGAGGCGGCCGCCCGCACCGGCGAGGCGGGTGGCCTGGTGCGTTCCTGGTTGGGGCGCACCTGCCCGCCGGGCACGGCGGGGTTCGGCGACGGCGAGGAGGCCGAGCCCGACGGCGGCGGCGACCCGCGGTCGCCGCGCGCCCGGGCGGCCCGGTCCCGGGGCCGGTTCACCCGCAACTTCGTCATCCAGGCCACCGCCGCCGAGTGGGCCTCCACGCTGCTGGCGACGCTCCGCGGCGAGCTGGCCGGTACCCGCGCCGAGCTGGTCTTCTTCCAGCACGACGAGGTGATCGTGCACTGCCCGGCGGAGCAGGCGGGCGCGGTCGCCGAGGCGGTCAGCCGCGCGGGCGAGCGGGCGGCCGCGCTGCTCTTCGGCGACACCCCGGTCCGTTTCCCGCTGGATCTGTCCGTCGTGGACTGCTACGCCGACGCGGCGTGACGGGCCCGGGTCAGGAGACGGCGGATCCGGGGTTGGCGGCGTCCCACGCCTGGCGGGACTCGGCGATCGCTTCCTTGTGTGCCAGCGACCAGTCGGCCAACTGCCGCACGAGGTGGGTCAGGCTCCTGCCGCGTTCGGTCAGCTCGTAGGTCACGGTCACCGGGACGGTCGGGTACGCGGTGCGCAGCACCAGGCCGTCGCGTTCCAGGCGGCGCAGGGTCAGGGTGAGCATCCGCTGCGAGATGCCGTGGATGCCCCGCTGTAGCTCCCGGAACCGCCGTACGCCGGAGGAGAGCTCGACGATCGCGAGCACCGACCACTTGTCGCCGATGCGGTCGAGCACGTCGCGGATCCCGCAGTCCGGGTGCTCGGGCAGCCCGCAGGGCGCGAGCGCGTCGGTTACCGCCGTGTGCCCTGCCGACATGGAAGTGCCTCCTTGTGCCCGATTCCGTGGTTCCCGACGATGAGGTTAGTTCCGATTCGGTACCACGCGGAAGGCTCATCATGCTGTTGGTCACCGGTGCCTCCGGGCACCTGGGCTCCCTCGTCCACGCCGGGCTGGTCGAGCGCGGTCTCGCCCCGCTCGCCGGCACCCGCACCCCCGGGCGGTTCGCCGGGGCCGGGCGGCGGATGGACTTCGACGACCCGGCGGGGCCGGACCTGTCGGGCGTACGCACCCTGGTGCTGGTCTCGGCCGGCTACGGCGAGGACGACGTGGTCACCGCCCGCCACCAGCGGGTGATCGCCGCGGCGGAGCGGCACGGGGTGGAGCACGTGGTCTACACGAGCCTGGTCGGCGCCGGCGACCACCTGGCGTTCGCGCTGGCGCACCGGTGGACGGAGCGCCGCCTGCGGGAGAGCGCGCTGGGGTGGACGATCCTGCGCAACGGCCTCTACGCCGAGTTGTTCGGCCAGTTGGCGGCCCCGTCCGGCGGGGCGGTCACGGCCCCGTTCGGCGCGGGCGGGCTGGCCGCGGTGGCCCGGCAGGACCTGGCGGACGTCGCCGTGCGGGTGGCCGCCGAGCCGGCCGCCCACCGCGGGCGCACGTACGAGCTGGCCGGGCCGGTGGCGCTCACGGCGGCCGACCTCGCCGCCGCGCTGGGGGTGCCCTACCGTCCGGAGCCGCTGGGCGCGCGGCGGGTCGCGCTGGCCGGGGCGGGGCTGCTGCCGTTCCAGCCGGCGATGCTCATGTCGATCTACTCCGCCACGGCGGGCGGCTTCCTCGCCGGGACCCGCGGCGACCTGGCCCGCCTGCTGGCGCGCCCGCCCCGCGATCCGATGCCGGTCGCCGTGGCCGCCGCGACGGCGTCGTCCTGACCGGACGGACAGCCCGGGACCGGCGATCCGACGGGGTTGCCGATCGGTAACAGTTGCACTATTTTCCCCTTTCGCCCCGCTACCCGGCGCGCGTCGTCCTCGTTGCTCCCGATGTCCGTACGACGGAGCGGGCCGTGCCCTCGCGACACGGCCCGCTCCACGGTGGAGGGGGCCCAGCTGAACCGGATCGCAGGAATGATCATCGCCGCGGGCGGGGGACGCCGCATCGGTGGCCCGGAGGCCCTGCTGCACCAGGGGGAGAAGCCCCTGGTGAACCGGATGATCGACACGATGACCGAGGCGGGCTGCGAGCGGATCGTGGTCGTGCTGGGCGCGGCGGCCGACCAGGTCCGCGAGACGGCCGACCTGAGCCGGGCCACGGTGGTGATCAACCGGGCGTGGGGCACCGGCGTCGGCTCGTCCATCCGCGCCGGCCTGGCCGCGCTCGACGACGAGGGCATCGAGGCGGTCGTGGTCGTGCCGGTCGACATGCCCGGCCTGACCGCCGCCGCCGTCCGCCGGGTGACCGCGTTGCCCTACCCCGACGTGCTGGTCTGCGCCACCTACGACGGGCTGCGCGGCTACCCGATGCTGTTCGGCCGCCGGCACTGGTCCGGCATCGCCACCCTGGCCAGCGCGGACGTCGGCGCCCGGCCCTACCTGCTGGCGCACAAGGACCAGATCGTCGACATCTCCTGCGACTCGGTCGCCGACGGCAGCCGGGTCGACACGCCGGAGCTGATGACGCTCTACGGCCTGACCGTCCCGCCCCAGCGCGTCGGCGTCTAGGTCGTCGCGGCCGGGAGGGCGCCGCCCGCCGACGGATCAGTGGGTGACGCGGACGGCGTCCTCGATGAACAGATATTCACACGTCTCCGAGCCGCACAGTTCGAGGCTCGCAGTGACCAGCGTCTCGCCGGGCCGGAAGATGGCGCCGTCGGGCTGGGCCGCCACCCGCCCCGTCACCTCCTGGGGCTGGCCCGTGCAGGAAACGGGTGCCCAGCCGGACCCGTACGCCACGCCGTTGCCCGACCGCTGCCTGAGGTTCAACTCGAAGGCGCCGGTCGAGCCGGCGGGGCACGCCACGGTGAGGGTGAGGTCCACGGCGACGCCTCGGGCGACCAGGGTCGCGGACGTGACGTCGACGGTGCTGGCCGCGCTCGCCGGAGTCGGTGCCAGCATTGTGAACAGTGCGAGGGCGAGCAGCGCGAGGGTGGTCAGGCTACGGCGCACGCGATTCTCCTCTGTGGTGTCGGTCGGTCGACTGCGCCAACCATAGACCTCACGACACGTCTGGTCATCGGCCGATCACCGACTGATGATGCACCGGTTGTCGGACTCGATCAATAGATTGTCTCCCGTGACTGAATACCGGATTGTCCATCGCTTGTCCGGCCACGACGGCTACGTCAAGAGTGCAGCGCTGACCGAGACGGACGGCGCCTCGCAGCTGGTCGGTGTGAACGGCTCAGGCGAGGTCTGGATGTGGGACCTGCGCCGTGGCGACTGCTCGCAGCTGTCTCTGTCCCTTGACGCCGCCGCGCCCGATGAGGAGTGGTTCCGCGAGCACGGCCTGCTCGACGAGCACGACGACGAGGTCGACGACGAATACGACGAATACGACGACGAGGACGGCGACGCGGTGGGCGACGCGTCCGAGATCGTCGACTCGTTGGTGGTGGCCGAGATCGACGCCCAACGTGTGCTCGTCACGGGTGGCAGCCGGTTCGATCTCGCGTTCTACGACGAGGATCAGATGGGCGGTGCCCTGCGGGTCTGGGACCTGCGCACCGGCCGGAAACTGGGCAGGACGATGACCGGTCACGGCCTGGGTGTCACCTCCATGGCCGTCGTCGCGTCCGAGCGGGGCCCGTTGTCGGTCAGCAGCTCGGAGGAGGGCACCCTGCTGGCCTGGGACCTGACCAGTGGGCAACTCGTCTCCAGGCTTGAGGGCAGCTACAACGGCGCGATGGGTGCGGCGAACATCGGCGGCCGACCGATCGCCGTCACCGGCGGCCACGACGACCACCTCGAGGCGTGGGACATCCTGGCCGGCCAGAAGATCGCGACTCTGCCTGGCGTCGAGGAGGGAGCCGGCGTTGTCGCGCTGACGGAGTTGGGCGGCCGGGGGGTCGTCGTGGCCGGCTGCGGCGATCGCACGCTACGCATGTGGGACGTGGCGACGCAGGATCAGATCGGCCCGCCCCGCACCGGCCACCCGGAGCAGGTCGACCGGATCGCAGTCGTGAGGATCGGTGGCCGCACCGTGGCCGTGACCGGAAGTAGCGACGGCACTCGGTTGTGGGATCTGAGCCAGGGTGACCAGATCGGGAACACCCTCGTCGACCACCAGTTCCTTCTCGCGGCCGAGCTGGCGGGCAGCCCGGTCGTCGTCACCGACGGTCCGGATCAGACCGTGCACGTCTGGGACGTGACCTCCGCCGGCCGCTGACCGGGCAGCCCCGTCGGCCCTTCTCCTCGGCCGGAGGAGAAGGGCCGCTCCGCCGTCACCGGCGATCCGGGCAGGCAGGAGACGAGTCGCCGAGGGGGTGCCCGGCGGATCATGCGACGGCCTTGCGCGGCTCAGCCGTTTCCCTGGCTGGCTGCCGAGCGCGCTGGGGTGCGGCCGTAGGGTTCTCGCTGTGACAGTGCACCGGATGCCCGCTGCGGAGGTGCCAGTCTCTGTCGAGCTGGTGCGCCGTCTGCTCGATCAGCAGCACCCCGATCTGGCGGACCTGCCGGTCGAGGTGCTGGCCAACGGCTGGGACAACCTCGTGTGTCGGCTCGGTGAGGAACTCCTGGCCCGGTTGCCTCGGCGCGCCATGGCCGCCCAACTCGTCGCCCACGAGCAGCGGTGGTTGCCGGAGTTGGCCGGCCGCCTGCCGTTGCCGGTGCCAGCGCCGGTGCGTGTCGGGCAGCCGACGGCTCAGTACCCGTGGCCCTGGAGTGTGGTGCCGTTCTTCCCGGGCCGGATCGCGGCGCGATCGAAGCCCGACGACCTCTGGTCAGCCGCCGCCGCCCTCGGCGGCTTCCTGGGCGCGCTGCATGCCCCGGCTCCGTCGGAGGCACCCGTCAACCCGTCTCGCGGGATTCCACTGGCCGGGCGCGCCGAGGGAGTCCTGACCGGGCTGGCACACGTCGATCCGGCTGACCGCGCCGCCGCACTGCGGGTCTGGGAGGCAGCCGCCGCCACACCTGCATGGGATGGTCCGCCGCTGTGGCTGCACGGGGACCTGCACCCGGCCAACATCCTGGTCGACCGCGGTCGAATCAGCGCCGTGATCGACTTCGGTGACATCACCTCGGGCGATCCCGCCACCGACCTGTCCGTGGCCTGGATGCTGTTCACGGCGGAGCAGCGTGCCGCTCTTCGACGGGCGTATGCCCGCGCAGACGACGCGACCTGGGAGCGGTCGCGTGGGTGGGCGCTCGTCCTGTCGCTGGTCTTCCTGACGCACTCGGCGGACAACCCGCTGATGCGCGGCATCGGCGAGCGCGCCCTCCGCGCGGTGCTGGATCAGCGGCCGACCGCCAGGTGTACCTGAACACCCGAGTCCCTCGTCGAGCCGGTGCTGGCGAGGAATCGACCGTCCCTTCAGGATCAGGAGCGTGCTGCGTCGTGCCCGGCCGCATGCTGGTGAGCCCGTGACGGGTCGCCGTCCCGGACCCCGCCCGTCCGCTCGCCCGCCGAGACGCCCCACAGCACCAGTGCCCCGAGCAGCGCCGCGCCGGGCGCCACGGCCAGCCCGTACCGGAGACCGGCCGACACCAGCGGGCCGGCGAGCGCGGAGCCGGCGGCGCTGCCGATCACGAACGCCGTGGCCACCCAGGCGAACGCCTCGGCCACCGTCCCCGGCTCCGCCAGCCGCTCCGCGGCGAGGAAGACCGCGGTGAGTACGGGCGGCAGCGCCAGCCCGCTGACCACCAGCAGGCCGGCCATCGGCAGCGGGCCGGGGGCGAGCAGTAGCGGCAGGTATCCCAAGCTGAGAGCGGTGGCCAGCAGCGGCAGCCGGCCCGGACCGCCCGGCCGCGCCCGGGTGTAGAGCAGCCCGCCGGCCAGCGCGCCCGCCGCCTGGGCCGCGAGCAGCCATCCGCTGAGCCGCCGGTCGCCGGCCGCCTCCGCGTAGCCGGTCACCGCCACCGCGATGCTGCCGACCGCCGCCCCGACGCCGATAACGGCGGCCACCATGACCGTGAACCGGGGCACGCGCAGCGGGCCGGCCCAGTGCCGCGCCGCCGGCACCCCACGCCACTCCCGGACGGCGGGGGCCGTCGCGTACGCCGCGGTGCCGACGAGCTGCGCCAACGCGGCGGCGGCCAGCCCGGCCGACGGCCCGCCCACGGTCACCGCCAGCACGGTGACCAACGGACCCACCACGAAGATGACCTCCTGCACGGCGATGTCGAGGGTGTACGCCGTCGGCACCGCGGTCGGCGGGAGCATTCCAGGCCAGAGGGTGCGCAGGCAGGCCTCCAGCGGCGGCGTACCGAGCCCGGCCACCGCCGCGCCGACCATCGCGCCCGCCAGGTGCCCGCCGCTCAGCGCCACCGCGCCGAACCCGAGGCCGGAGAGCACCGCCGAGCCCCACAGCACCGGCGGCTGCCGCCAGCGGTCCACCGCCCGGGCGAGCAACGGCGTGCCCACCGCCATGCCGGCGGTGTACGCGGCGACGAGCAGCCCGGCGGTGGTCAGGCTCAGGGACTGCCGGGCGAACAACAACAGCGCCAGCGGGCCGCTGGCGGTGGGCAGCCGGCCGACCTGGCTGCTGACGAGGACACGCAGGACCTGGGGTGCGCGCAGCACCATCCGGATCCCGGGGTTGTCGACGGACATGAGGCATCGCTCCCGGTGCGTTTCTGGGCTGGGGAAGGGTGGAGGGGAACCGGGAGCGGTTCAGGGAGCGAAGTCGGCCCGCTCGTGGTCGTCGCCGTAGAGCGGCAGCGCGGGCGTGACCCACCGCGCGTACGCGGCTGCGACGGCCTCCATCGGGATCACCCGCCGACGATAGCCACCGGCCGGTCGGCACACCGCCCCGGCCGAGCATGGGCGCCGGTGCCTCCGCCGGCCGACCGGCGTCGCCGACGAGTTCCACCGCGACGCCCGGGCGGGACGTCCAGCCGACGCGCATCCCGGCGCCGGCTGGTGGGCGTCCGGGCGGGACATCCACCGCGGGTTCGCCTCGGGTAGCGTCCGGGCCGTGGCGGCTCGACGCCGCCGCGCGACGCCGGCCGCGGCCAGCCGGCACGGGGAGGTACGCCGATGGTCGGCACGGTGGCCCGGCACGTCGCCGGTGCGGTGGCAGCCTGGCTGGTCTGCGTCGCCGAGGGCCTGCTCGGCTACCTGGCGTTGACGGCGTACGCGATGCTCGCCGACGTCGACCCGGGCGGGCCGCTCGCCGGGCCGTTCATGGTGCTGGGCGCCGCCCTGCTGGGTGCCGCGCTGGTGCCGCTGGTCGTGGCGCCCGCCGTCGTGGTCGGCGACGTCGCCGCGAGCCGTCGCGGGCCGCTCGGCCGCACGCTGGCGGCCTGCCTCGTCGCCGTGGTGATCGTCGGCCTGTACGTCGGCGGCGTTGCGGCGGCCACGGGGACGGCGGTCGCCGACGCGGCGCTGGCCTGGCCGCTCACCACGGCCTCGGTGCTCTGCCCCGTCGTGGCCTACGCGTCCGTGGTGCACGGCTCGCGGGCGGCGGCCCTGCTCCTGGCCCGCCGGCGGCGGCACACCACGACACCCCCGACGGGGCCGGCGTGACGGCCGGGCGGCGTGGCGACGCCGAGCTTCCGTCCGGCCGGCGTGACGGCCGGCCGGCGTGGCGACACCGAGGTTCCGTCGGGGCCGGCGTGACGGCCGGGCGGCGTGGCGACGCCGAGCTTCCGTCGAGGCCGACGAGGCGGCACCGACCGGGTCAGCCCTCGATGTTGAAGCGCTGCAACACCGACGGGGCGACCAGACCGAGCGCCGCGAGCACCGAGATCGCGGTCAGCACGGCCCGGACGACGACCACCTCGGTCTTGCTGCCGGCCCGCAGGGCG harbors:
- a CDS encoding bifunctional 3'-5' exonuclease/DNA polymerase — translated: MLVAVVADDRGGGVLCPLRPDGLPAGPAEPVADLAAAVAAREAADRPRWVWASGATVYPPLLRAGVRVERCHDVELTESLLLGHAGRWGEPRALAAAWARLTGAPVPADPPPRPAAPPGHGQGALFDALPGPPGPGIEALTRVYADQVARIAATEHPGRFRLLVAAESAGALIAVEMGAAGLPWRADVHDEILAELLGEPSPVGGPPRRLAELAARIAAAFGVRQLHADSPAELLRAFARAGVEVPNTRAWVLRGVDHPAVPLVLEYKELYRIWTAHGWAWRDAWVRDGRFQPEYVPGGVVSGRWATRGGGALQIPKVIRRAVVADPGWRFVVADAGQLEPRVLAAVSGDARLAAAGGAGDLYAALAQDAFGGDRARAKVALLGAMYGQTGGSAVPALAVLRRSYPTAFGYVEAAARTGEAGGLVRSWLGRTCPPGTAGFGDGEEAEPDGGGDPRSPRARAARSRGRFTRNFVIQATAAEWASTLLATLRGELAGTRAELVFFQHDEVIVHCPAEQAGAVAEAVSRAGERAAALLFGDTPVRFPLDLSVVDCYADAA
- a CDS encoding winged helix-turn-helix transcriptional regulator; the encoded protein is MSAGHTAVTDALAPCGLPEHPDCGIRDVLDRIGDKWSVLAIVELSSGVRRFRELQRGIHGISQRMLTLTLRRLERDGLVLRTAYPTVPVTVTYELTERGRSLTHLVRQLADWSLAHKEAIAESRQAWDAANPGSAVS
- a CDS encoding NAD(P)H-binding protein yields the protein MLLVTGASGHLGSLVHAGLVERGLAPLAGTRTPGRFAGAGRRMDFDDPAGPDLSGVRTLVLVSAGYGEDDVVTARHQRVIAAAERHGVEHVVYTSLVGAGDHLAFALAHRWTERRLRESALGWTILRNGLYAELFGQLAAPSGGAVTAPFGAGGLAAVARQDLADVAVRVAAEPAAHRGRTYELAGPVALTAADLAAALGVPYRPEPLGARRVALAGAGLLPFQPAMLMSIYSATAGGFLAGTRGDLARLLARPPRDPMPVAVAAATASS
- a CDS encoding nucleotidyltransferase family protein; translation: MIIAAGGGRRIGGPEALLHQGEKPLVNRMIDTMTEAGCERIVVVLGAAADQVRETADLSRATVVINRAWGTGVGSSIRAGLAALDDEGIEAVVVVPVDMPGLTAAAVRRVTALPYPDVLVCATYDGLRGYPMLFGRRHWSGIATLASADVGARPYLLAHKDQIVDISCDSVADGSRVDTPELMTLYGLTVPPQRVGV
- a CDS encoding WD40 repeat domain-containing protein; its protein translation is MTEYRIVHRLSGHDGYVKSAALTETDGASQLVGVNGSGEVWMWDLRRGDCSQLSLSLDAAAPDEEWFREHGLLDEHDDEVDDEYDEYDDEDGDAVGDASEIVDSLVVAEIDAQRVLVTGGSRFDLAFYDEDQMGGALRVWDLRTGRKLGRTMTGHGLGVTSMAVVASERGPLSVSSSEEGTLLAWDLTSGQLVSRLEGSYNGAMGAANIGGRPIAVTGGHDDHLEAWDILAGQKIATLPGVEEGAGVVALTELGGRGVVVAGCGDRTLRMWDVATQDQIGPPRTGHPEQVDRIAVVRIGGRTVAVTGSSDGTRLWDLSQGDQIGNTLVDHQFLLAAELAGSPVVVTDGPDQTVHVWDVTSAGR
- a CDS encoding aminoglycoside phosphotransferase family protein; this encodes MPVSVELVRRLLDQQHPDLADLPVEVLANGWDNLVCRLGEELLARLPRRAMAAQLVAHEQRWLPELAGRLPLPVPAPVRVGQPTAQYPWPWSVVPFFPGRIAARSKPDDLWSAAAALGGFLGALHAPAPSEAPVNPSRGIPLAGRAEGVLTGLAHVDPADRAAALRVWEAAAATPAWDGPPLWLHGDLHPANILVDRGRISAVIDFGDITSGDPATDLSVAWMLFTAEQRAALRRAYARADDATWERSRGWALVLSLVFLTHSADNPLMRGIGERALRAVLDQRPTARCT
- a CDS encoding MFS transporter is translated as MSVDNPGIRMVLRAPQVLRVLVSSQVGRLPTASGPLALLLFARQSLSLTTAGLLVAAYTAGMAVGTPLLARAVDRWRQPPVLWGSAVLSGLGFGAVALSGGHLAGAMVGAAVAGLGTPPLEACLRTLWPGMLPPTAVPTAYTLDIAVQEVIFVVGPLVTVLAVTVGGPSAGLAAAALAQLVGTAAYATAPAVREWRGVPAARHWAGPLRVPRFTVMVAAVIGVGAAVGSIAVAVTGYAEAAGDRRLSGWLLAAQAAGALAGGLLYTRARPGGPGRLPLLATALSLGYLPLLLAPGPLPMAGLLVVSGLALPPVLTAVFLAAERLAEPGTVAEAFAWVATAFVIGSAAGSALAGPLVSAGLRYGLAVAPGAALLGALVLWGVSAGERTGGVRDGDPSRAHQHAAGHDAARS